A genomic segment from Takifugu rubripes chromosome 20, fTakRub1.2, whole genome shotgun sequence encodes:
- the pycr3 gene encoding pyrroline-5-carboxylate reductase 3 isoform X1 — protein MNDSTNKKQNWDVRETELLLEILKELDIKNCLDGRKVRNNKLFKVAHRRMTAAGYHRTVDQLKFRWKLLKSAYYKRQREPNSPAPTKIQGWWRYEKTMVAIMESRHSLVGDGVLSSDRNDEVTEESDGEASMLTWPQPCTDTSTQNLDLIIKMDPEMDRQLKVGFIGAGNMAFGITKGMMSGNILSGNIKVSAPSIRNLGRFQELGVPVTHSNTEVVCGSDVVFIAVKPHLVPHVLAEISPHVTDRHIVVSVAAGVTLATLEELLPENSVVIRMMPNLPCLVQEGALLFARGSNAKPEDGALLRSLLHRCGLVEEGPETWLDIHTGLSGSGVAFVYLFAEALAEGAVKMGMPSALAHSIASQTVLGAGRVLCDSGKHPAQLRAEVCTPGGTTIYGLHTLEQGGVRAATMSAVESATERARELGRRSSARCTK, from the exons ATGAATGACTCCACCAACAAGAAGCAGAACTGGGACGTGAGGGAGACTGAGTTGTTGCTCGAAATCCTCAAAGAGCTGGACATCAAGAATTGCTTAGACGGCAGGAAAGTGAGGAATAACAAACTGTTCAAGGTGGCGCATCGGAGAATGACAGCAGCCGGGTATCATAGGACTGTGGATCAGTTAAAGTTTCGTTGGAAACTTCTTAAAAGTGCGTACTACAAACGACAGAGAGAGCCAAACTCGCCAGCACCGACCAAAATTCAGGGTTGGTGGCGGTATGAGAAGACGATGGTTGCTATCATGGAGTCCAGACACTCCCTGGTCGGAGATGGGGTCCTCAGCTCAGACAGGAATGATGAAGTGACTGAAGAGTCGGATGGAGAAGCATCGATGCTGACCTGGCCGCAGCCCTGCACCGACACTTCCACTCAGAATTTGGATTTAATT ATCAAAATGGACCCAGAGATGGACCGGCAGCTGAAGGTCGGGTTTATCGGTGCAGGAAACATGGCTTTTGGAATCACAAAGGGCATGATGTCAg GAAATATCCTTTCTGGGAACATCAAAGTGAGTGCCCCTTCCATCCGGAACCTGGGACGCTTCCAG GAGCTCGGGGTTCCCGTCACTCACTCCAACACAGAAGTGGTCTGTGGCTCGGACGTGGTTTTCATCGCGGTCAAACCTCACTTGGTTCCGCACGTCCTCGCTGAGATCTCGCCGCACGTCACCGATAGGCACATCGTCGTGTCCGTCGCAGCCGGAGTAACGCTGGCCACATTAGAGGAG CTTCTACCTGAAAACTCGGTGGTCATCAGGATGATGCCCAACCTGCCCTGCTTGGTTCAGGAAGGGGCTCTGCTGTTTGCGCGTGGATCCAATGCAAAGCCCGAGGACGGCGCGCTGCTCCGCTCCTTGCTGCACCGCTGTGGGTTGGTGGAGGAGGGACCCGAGACGTGGCTCGACATTCACACCGGGCTAAGTGGGAGCGGGGTCGCTTTC GTGTACCTGTTTGCGGAGGCTCTGGCGGAGGGGGCGGTTAAAATGGGAATGCCGAGCGCTCTGGCGCACAGCATCGCGTCTCAAACCGTCCTG GGCGCTGGGAGGGTCTTGTGCGATTCGGGGAAGCATCCGGCTCAGTTGCGCGCGGAGGTGTGCACCCCGGGCGGAACAACCATCTACGGGCTTCACACCCTGGAGCAGGGAGGCGTGAGGGCGGCCACCATGAGCGCTGTGGAGTCCGCCACCGAGAGAGCCAGAGAGCTCGGCCGCAGGTCTTCAGCGAGATGCACGAAGTAA
- the pycr3 gene encoding pyrroline-5-carboxylate reductase 3 isoform X2, which yields MDPEMDRQLKVGFIGAGNMAFGITKGMMSGNILSGNIKVSAPSIRNLGRFQELGVPVTHSNTEVVCGSDVVFIAVKPHLVPHVLAEISPHVTDRHIVVSVAAGVTLATLEELLPENSVVIRMMPNLPCLVQEGALLFARGSNAKPEDGALLRSLLHRCGLVEEGPETWLDIHTGLSGSGVAFVYLFAEALAEGAVKMGMPSALAHSIASQTVLGAGRVLCDSGKHPAQLRAEVCTPGGTTIYGLHTLEQGGVRAATMSAVESATERARELGRRSSARCTK from the exons ATGGACCCAGAGATGGACCGGCAGCTGAAGGTCGGGTTTATCGGTGCAGGAAACATGGCTTTTGGAATCACAAAGGGCATGATGTCAg GAAATATCCTTTCTGGGAACATCAAAGTGAGTGCCCCTTCCATCCGGAACCTGGGACGCTTCCAG GAGCTCGGGGTTCCCGTCACTCACTCCAACACAGAAGTGGTCTGTGGCTCGGACGTGGTTTTCATCGCGGTCAAACCTCACTTGGTTCCGCACGTCCTCGCTGAGATCTCGCCGCACGTCACCGATAGGCACATCGTCGTGTCCGTCGCAGCCGGAGTAACGCTGGCCACATTAGAGGAG CTTCTACCTGAAAACTCGGTGGTCATCAGGATGATGCCCAACCTGCCCTGCTTGGTTCAGGAAGGGGCTCTGCTGTTTGCGCGTGGATCCAATGCAAAGCCCGAGGACGGCGCGCTGCTCCGCTCCTTGCTGCACCGCTGTGGGTTGGTGGAGGAGGGACCCGAGACGTGGCTCGACATTCACACCGGGCTAAGTGGGAGCGGGGTCGCTTTC GTGTACCTGTTTGCGGAGGCTCTGGCGGAGGGGGCGGTTAAAATGGGAATGCCGAGCGCTCTGGCGCACAGCATCGCGTCTCAAACCGTCCTG GGCGCTGGGAGGGTCTTGTGCGATTCGGGGAAGCATCCGGCTCAGTTGCGCGCGGAGGTGTGCACCCCGGGCGGAACAACCATCTACGGGCTTCACACCCTGGAGCAGGGAGGCGTGAGGGCGGCCACCATGAGCGCTGTGGAGTCCGCCACCGAGAGAGCCAGAGAGCTCGGCCGCAGGTCTTCAGCGAGATGCACGAAGTAA
- the LOC101076077 gene encoding uncharacterized protein isoform X1, whose amino-acid sequence MSQKLSQCSALERSENDPPSNSCQAERPANSDVGRRNKAQSAQRNGETTTSSSPESGSLNGEGKQAGKSRRRRKRSSKPGSRPEAGQADGKTLNEAKPRQAAGQPADSRAELSGLKFECANVWFERSVYERAESLYQRWLASSSGGTTQAAKAPSAPGKNSKGPPSGPASTWVNKASFDHAGCQFVESLAPVPNSLHIPPQPGSSGVARTPDEGYQSLTPTPVQQALVTPTSRQSVNGLPRIPAELLRDVWLEKPLYDRAEAVFYQNLYGNNSAKRSSCAPTSRSNDHPQSLVEEEEEEEEEDQVAVEEKWVVPQGKAEVFHALLPIQEEEEPNEVPEKEEVSRVGVGYFLHPDSEPVWLDKWRFQAAESRFHSVSGTEAAAGQKKKNPRPASSSSTPPRDKTMTSVDFLAQEKVWFDKPRYDEAERCFYERMNGSSQDVGANSILQDIARARENIQKSLAGLKATLCNKGAAHSPPKLHSQLSGSNSADQGELVSRIKSLELENQSLYTVIGDLRAALSKLEGRVEVLEKSPVAAVPASTPAVPYTNGTAVQQKSAPAKKQDEDDDDDFDPFGSDDDEEAEKIKEQRLKEYAEKKAKKPTIIAKSSILLDVKPWDDETDMAKLEECVRSVQTDGLLWGTSKLVPVGYGIKKLQIACVVEDDKVGTDLLEEEITKFEDYVQSVDVAAFNKI is encoded by the exons ATGTCTCAGAAGCTCTCCCAGTGCTCCGCCCTGGAGCGGTCTGAGAATGATCCGCCTTCCAACAGCTGTCAAGCGGAACGTCCTGCAAACTCAGACGTGGGACGTAGGAATAAGGCCCAATCGGCTCAAAGAAACGGAGAGACGACGACGTCATCGTCCCCAGAAAGCGGTAGCTTGAACGGAGAGGGGAAGCAGGCTGGGAAAAGCCGCCGTCGCAGGAAAAGGTCGTCCAAACCGGGGAGTCGACCCGAGGCGGGGCAAGCTGACGGTAAAACTCTAAACGAAGCGAAGCCCCGGCAGGCCGCCGGGCAGCCCGCCGACTCCCGCGCTGAGCTGAGCGGCCTGAAGTTTGAATGTGCCAATGTTTGGTTTGAGCGCAGCGTCTATGAGCGGGCAGAGAGCCTCTACCAGCGCTGGCTGGCCAGCTCCTCCGGTGGGACCACCCAGGCGGCCAAAGCACCGTCGGCGCCAGGAAAGAACTCCAAAGGTCCTCCGTCTGGTCCAGCGTCCACGTGGGTGAACAAGGCGTCCTTTGACCACGCGGGGTGCCAGTTTGTAGAATCCCTGGCGCCCGTTCCGAACTCTTTGCACATTCCGCCCCAGCCCGGCAGCTCCGGTGTGGCCAGAACGCCTGACGAAGGATACCAGTCTCTCACGCCAACTCCCGTTCAACAAGCTCTTGTCACCCCAACCAGTCGCCAGTCGGTTAATGGATTACCTCGCATCCCCGCGGAGCTGCTCAGGGATGTGTGGCTGGAGAAGCCCTTGTATGACCGCGCCGAAGCCGTGTTCTACCAGAATCTGTACGGCAACAATTCCGCCAAACGATCCAGTTGTGCCCCCACCTCCAGGAGCAACGACCACCCTCAAAGCCttgtagaagaagaagaggaggaggaggaggaagatcaaGTAGCCGTGGAGGAAAAATGGGTGGTCCCACAGGGGAAAGCAGAAGTCTTCCACGCTCTGCTCCCCattcaggaagaagaggagccaAATGAGGTTcctgagaaggaggaggtaTCGAGGGTGGGAGTTGGTTACTTTCTTCACCCCGACAGTGAGCCGGTGTGGCTGGACAAGTGGCGGTttcaggctgcagagagccgtTTTCACAGTGTCAGTGGGACTGAAGCTGCAGCgggacagaaaaagaaaaatccgaGACCAGCATCTTCCTCCAGTACCCCACCCAGGGACAA AACCATGACATCAGTGGACTTTCTGGCTCAGGAGAAGGTCTGGTTTGACAAACCTCGCTACGATGAGGCGGAAAGGTGCTTCTACGAGCGAATGAACGGCTCTTCACAG GACGTGGGGGCTAACTCCATCCTGCAAGACATTGCTCGGGCCAGAGAGAACATCCAGAAGTCTTTAGCAGGA CTGAAGGCTACCCTGTGTAACAAAGGGGCTGCTCACTCACCCCCGAAGCTCCACTCCCAGCTT AGCGGGAGCAACTCCGCTGACCAGGGAGAACTTGTGTCCCGCATCAAGAGCCTGGAGTTGGAAAACCAAAGCTTATACACAG TGATTGGCGACTTGAGGGCAGCGCTTTCCAAACTAGAAGGTCGCGTGGAGGTTCTGGAGAAGTCTCCTGTCGCTGCTGTCCCAGCTTCCACTCCAGCAGTTCCTTACACGAAT GGTACAGCTGTACAGCAGAAGAGTGCCCCAGCTAAAAAGCAAGACGAGGATGACGACGACGATTTTGACCCGTTTGGTAGCGATGACgatgaagaagcagagaagatCAAAGAGCAGAGGTTAAAAGAGTATGCGGAGAAGAAAGCCAAGAAACCCACCATCATCGCCAAGTCTTCCATCTTACTGGATGTCAAACCT TGGGATGATGAAACTGACATGGCAAAGCTGGAGGAGTGCGTGCGCTCCGTGCAGACTGACGGTCTGCTGTGGGGTACGTCCAAACTGGTTCCAGTGGGATATGGCATCAAAAAGCTTCAGATTGCTTGTGTGGTGGAGGACGACAAGGTGGGGACAGACTTGCTAGAGGAAGAAATCACCAAGTTTGAAGATTAT GTCCAGAGCGTGGATGTAGCAGCCTTCAACAAAATCTAA
- the LOC101076077 gene encoding uncharacterized protein isoform X2 yields MSQKLSQCSALERSENDPPSNSCQAERPANSDVGRRNKAQSAQRNGETTTSSSPESGSLNGEGKQAGKSRRRRKRSSKPGSRPEAGQADGKTLNEAKPRQAAGQPADSRAELSGLKFECANVWFERSVYERAESLYQRWLASSSGGTTQAAKAPSAPGKNSKGPPSGPASTWVNKASFDHAGCQFVESLAPVPNSLHIPPQPGSSGVARTPDEGYQSLTPTPVQQALVTPTSRQSVNGLPRIPAELLRDVWLEKPLYDRAEAVFYQNLYGNNSAKRSSCAPTSRSNDHPQSLVEEEEEEEEEDQVAVEEKWVVPQGKAEVFHALLPIQEEEEPNEVPEKEEVSRVGVGYFLHPDSEPVWLDKWRFQAAESRFHSVSGTEAAAGQKKKNPRPASSSSTPPRDKTMTSVDFLAQEKVWFDKPRYDEAERCFYERMNGSSQDVGANSILQDIARARENIQKSLAGSGSNSADQGELVSRIKSLELENQSLYTVIGDLRAALSKLEGRVEVLEKSPVAAVPASTPAVPYTNGTAVQQKSAPAKKQDEDDDDDFDPFGSDDDEEAEKIKEQRLKEYAEKKAKKPTIIAKSSILLDVKPWDDETDMAKLEECVRSVQTDGLLWGTSKLVPVGYGIKKLQIACVVEDDKVGTDLLEEEITKFEDYVQSVDVAAFNKI; encoded by the exons ATGTCTCAGAAGCTCTCCCAGTGCTCCGCCCTGGAGCGGTCTGAGAATGATCCGCCTTCCAACAGCTGTCAAGCGGAACGTCCTGCAAACTCAGACGTGGGACGTAGGAATAAGGCCCAATCGGCTCAAAGAAACGGAGAGACGACGACGTCATCGTCCCCAGAAAGCGGTAGCTTGAACGGAGAGGGGAAGCAGGCTGGGAAAAGCCGCCGTCGCAGGAAAAGGTCGTCCAAACCGGGGAGTCGACCCGAGGCGGGGCAAGCTGACGGTAAAACTCTAAACGAAGCGAAGCCCCGGCAGGCCGCCGGGCAGCCCGCCGACTCCCGCGCTGAGCTGAGCGGCCTGAAGTTTGAATGTGCCAATGTTTGGTTTGAGCGCAGCGTCTATGAGCGGGCAGAGAGCCTCTACCAGCGCTGGCTGGCCAGCTCCTCCGGTGGGACCACCCAGGCGGCCAAAGCACCGTCGGCGCCAGGAAAGAACTCCAAAGGTCCTCCGTCTGGTCCAGCGTCCACGTGGGTGAACAAGGCGTCCTTTGACCACGCGGGGTGCCAGTTTGTAGAATCCCTGGCGCCCGTTCCGAACTCTTTGCACATTCCGCCCCAGCCCGGCAGCTCCGGTGTGGCCAGAACGCCTGACGAAGGATACCAGTCTCTCACGCCAACTCCCGTTCAACAAGCTCTTGTCACCCCAACCAGTCGCCAGTCGGTTAATGGATTACCTCGCATCCCCGCGGAGCTGCTCAGGGATGTGTGGCTGGAGAAGCCCTTGTATGACCGCGCCGAAGCCGTGTTCTACCAGAATCTGTACGGCAACAATTCCGCCAAACGATCCAGTTGTGCCCCCACCTCCAGGAGCAACGACCACCCTCAAAGCCttgtagaagaagaagaggaggaggaggaggaagatcaaGTAGCCGTGGAGGAAAAATGGGTGGTCCCACAGGGGAAAGCAGAAGTCTTCCACGCTCTGCTCCCCattcaggaagaagaggagccaAATGAGGTTcctgagaaggaggaggtaTCGAGGGTGGGAGTTGGTTACTTTCTTCACCCCGACAGTGAGCCGGTGTGGCTGGACAAGTGGCGGTttcaggctgcagagagccgtTTTCACAGTGTCAGTGGGACTGAAGCTGCAGCgggacagaaaaagaaaaatccgaGACCAGCATCTTCCTCCAGTACCCCACCCAGGGACAA AACCATGACATCAGTGGACTTTCTGGCTCAGGAGAAGGTCTGGTTTGACAAACCTCGCTACGATGAGGCGGAAAGGTGCTTCTACGAGCGAATGAACGGCTCTTCACAG GACGTGGGGGCTAACTCCATCCTGCAAGACATTGCTCGGGCCAGAGAGAACATCCAGAAGTCTTTAGCAGGA AGCGGGAGCAACTCCGCTGACCAGGGAGAACTTGTGTCCCGCATCAAGAGCCTGGAGTTGGAAAACCAAAGCTTATACACAG TGATTGGCGACTTGAGGGCAGCGCTTTCCAAACTAGAAGGTCGCGTGGAGGTTCTGGAGAAGTCTCCTGTCGCTGCTGTCCCAGCTTCCACTCCAGCAGTTCCTTACACGAAT GGTACAGCTGTACAGCAGAAGAGTGCCCCAGCTAAAAAGCAAGACGAGGATGACGACGACGATTTTGACCCGTTTGGTAGCGATGACgatgaagaagcagagaagatCAAAGAGCAGAGGTTAAAAGAGTATGCGGAGAAGAAAGCCAAGAAACCCACCATCATCGCCAAGTCTTCCATCTTACTGGATGTCAAACCT TGGGATGATGAAACTGACATGGCAAAGCTGGAGGAGTGCGTGCGCTCCGTGCAGACTGACGGTCTGCTGTGGGGTACGTCCAAACTGGTTCCAGTGGGATATGGCATCAAAAAGCTTCAGATTGCTTGTGTGGTGGAGGACGACAAGGTGGGGACAGACTTGCTAGAGGAAGAAATCACCAAGTTTGAAGATTAT GTCCAGAGCGTGGATGTAGCAGCCTTCAACAAAATCTAA